Proteins encoded within one genomic window of Spirulina major PCC 6313:
- a CDS encoding aromatic ring-hydroxylating oxygenase subunit alpha: protein MIEADSSFLRNLWYFALPSQSLKPGKMRAKTLLGEPILFGRTQAGDAFALRDLCPHRAIPLSCGRFDGAEVECCYHGWRFDAAGSCTHIPSLVTGQQLNLDRFGVKSYAVAEVQGNLWIFMGDRTLADPAEIAIVSGFEGRAPQFHLKMIYPCALDHAVVGLMDPAHSPFVHRAWWWRSGHDFHEEAREFVASHLGFTMVRHKVGIMTFVYQMLGGVPETEISFRLPSVRIESTTTARYHVSNLTTITPLTESESEVNFFAYWNVPWLGLVAPFLRPLAWQFLKQDRDVVERQQVGLKFDPSLMLIPDSDQLAKWYFQLKKEYAQAQAEQREFVNPVKDRVLKWRA from the coding sequence ATGATCGAAGCCGATTCCTCATTTCTCCGTAACCTTTGGTATTTTGCGCTGCCAAGCCAATCCCTCAAACCGGGTAAGATGCGGGCGAAAACTCTCTTGGGTGAGCCGATTCTCTTTGGACGTACCCAGGCGGGGGACGCTTTTGCCCTACGGGATCTCTGTCCCCATCGGGCGATTCCCCTCAGTTGTGGCCGGTTTGATGGGGCGGAGGTGGAGTGCTGTTACCACGGTTGGCGGTTTGATGCGGCGGGGAGTTGTACCCATATTCCGTCGTTGGTGACGGGGCAGCAGTTGAATTTAGACCGCTTTGGGGTGAAGTCTTACGCGGTGGCGGAGGTGCAGGGGAATCTGTGGATTTTTATGGGCGATCGCACCCTCGCCGATCCGGCCGAGATTGCGATCGTCTCCGGGTTTGAAGGTCGCGCCCCCCAATTTCACCTGAAAATGATCTACCCCTGCGCCCTCGATCATGCCGTCGTGGGTCTGATGGACCCCGCCCATTCACCCTTTGTCCATCGCGCTTGGTGGTGGCGATCGGGCCATGATTTTCACGAAGAAGCCCGCGAATTTGTCGCCTCTCACCTCGGTTTCACGATGGTGCGCCACAAGGTGGGGATCATGACCTTTGTGTACCAGATGCTGGGCGGTGTCCCGGAAACTGAAATTTCCTTCCGCCTCCCCAGTGTCCGCATCGAAAGCACCACCACCGCCCGCTACCACGTCAGCAACCTCACCACGATCACCCCCCTCACCGAGTCAGAATCGGAAGTTAACTTTTTCGCCTATTGGAATGTGCCCTGGCTCGGCCTTGTGGCCCCGTTTCTCCGTCCCCTCGCCTGGCAATTTCTCAAACAAGACCGCGATGTGGTGGAGCGGCAACAAGTCGGCTTAAAATTCGACCCCTCGTTAATGTTGATCCCCGACTCGGATCAATTGGCGAAATGGTATTTCCAACTGAAAAAAGAATACGCCCAAGCCCAAGCCGAGCAGCGTGAATTTGTGAATCCCGTTAAAGACCGCGTTTTAAAATGGCGGGCCTAG
- the carA gene encoding glutamine-hydrolyzing carbamoyl-phosphate synthase small subunit gives MPISPEVPALLVLADGSIYHGFSFGATGTAIGEVVFNTGMTGYQEVLTDPSYRAQIITFTYPELGNTGVNAEDEESAGPQIRAVIARNICHRPSNWRSTQSLPDYLKQYKIPGIYGIDTRALTRRLRSGGAMNGAISTEILDPEELLRQVQAAPSMAGQNLVREVTTSQAYEWNTSTDTVWEFSDTAHSGDASLTVVALDFGVKRNILNRLASYGCRVIVVPASTPPEDILSHHPDGIFLSNGPGDPSAVTEGITTVTELLKAQKPMFGICMGHQIIGLSLGAETFKLKFGHRGLNQPCGLDRQVEITSQNHGFAVTADSLGDDVEVTHLNLNDQTVAGLRHKTLPIFSVQYHPEASPGPHDADYLFEQFVKLMREHQAVAV, from the coding sequence ATGCCCATTTCCCCAGAAGTACCCGCATTGCTCGTCCTCGCTGACGGATCGATCTATCACGGCTTCTCCTTTGGCGCAACCGGGACTGCGATCGGCGAAGTCGTCTTCAACACCGGCATGACCGGCTACCAAGAAGTGCTCACCGACCCCAGTTATCGCGCCCAAATCATCACCTTTACCTATCCTGAACTGGGAAACACCGGGGTTAACGCCGAAGACGAAGAATCCGCAGGGCCCCAAATCCGCGCCGTCATCGCCCGCAACATCTGCCACCGCCCCAGCAATTGGCGTTCCACCCAATCCCTCCCCGACTACCTGAAGCAGTATAAAATTCCCGGTATCTACGGCATCGACACCCGCGCCCTCACCCGCCGCCTCCGCTCCGGTGGCGCGATGAATGGTGCGATTTCCACCGAAATCCTCGACCCGGAAGAACTCCTGCGCCAAGTCCAAGCCGCCCCCTCCATGGCCGGTCAAAACCTCGTGCGCGAAGTCACCACTTCCCAAGCGTATGAATGGAATACGTCCACGGACACCGTTTGGGAATTTAGCGACACGGCCCACAGTGGTGATGCGTCGCTAACCGTGGTGGCGTTGGATTTTGGGGTGAAGCGAAATATTTTGAACCGCCTTGCCAGCTATGGCTGTCGGGTGATTGTGGTGCCGGCCAGCACGCCGCCGGAGGACATTTTGAGCCATCATCCGGATGGTATTTTTCTCTCCAATGGCCCCGGTGATCCGTCAGCGGTGACGGAGGGGATCACCACGGTGACCGAACTCCTCAAGGCCCAAAAGCCGATGTTTGGGATTTGCATGGGGCATCAAATTATTGGCCTGTCCTTGGGGGCGGAAACTTTTAAGTTGAAGTTTGGCCATCGGGGGTTGAATCAACCCTGCGGCCTGGATCGCCAGGTGGAAATCACGAGCCAAAACCATGGCTTTGCGGTGACGGCTGATTCCCTAGGTGATGATGTGGAAGTGACCCATTTAAACCTGAATGATCAAACGGTGGCGGGGTTACGCCATAAAACACTGCCGATTTTCTCGGTGCAATATCACCCGGAAGCGAGTCCGGGGCCCCATGATGCGGACTATTTGTTTGAGCAGTTTGTGAAACTGATGCGGGAGCATCAGGCGGTTGCTGTTTAA
- a CDS encoding STAS domain-containing protein, with amino-acid sequence MSLRGTREVKENCQIIRLIGQLDAFSEPTFQKVLGNCLDTGPKHIILGLSAIDFVDSSGLGALVQLVKKTQTEGGSVQLVTNARVTQTVKLVRLEKFLALQPSVEEAIASLANQ; translated from the coding sequence GTGAGCCTACGGGGCACACGCGAGGTCAAAGAAAACTGTCAGATTATTCGGCTGATCGGTCAGCTTGATGCGTTTTCAGAGCCTACATTTCAGAAAGTGTTAGGCAACTGTCTTGATACGGGCCCGAAGCATATTATTTTGGGGCTGTCCGCGATTGACTTTGTGGATAGTTCTGGGCTGGGGGCGTTGGTGCAGTTGGTGAAGAAGACGCAGACTGAGGGCGGTAGTGTCCAGTTGGTGACGAATGCGCGGGTGACGCAGACGGTGAAGCTGGTGCGTCTTGAAAAGTTCCTGGCGCTGCAACCGTCGGTGGAAGAGGCGATCGCTAGTCTTGCGAACCAATAA
- a CDS encoding Mini-ribonuclease 3, whose product MLVGEPRQPPPTIRHWAQERLSSLSPLPRSLGQVEQLSPTALAYIGDGVYELFIRTTYLLPPQRIATYHRQVVSQVRAEQQAAHLDHLIPHLTAPEQEILRRGRNAATRPPQRLDPRIYQQASSLETLIGYLYLTDPPRLSELFYYLQLP is encoded by the coding sequence ATGCTTGTGGGTGAACCACGCCAACCCCCCCCAACGATTCGTCATTGGGCACAGGAGCGCCTCAGTTCTCTGTCGCCGTTACCCCGTTCCCTTGGTCAAGTGGAGCAACTGTCTCCGACGGCCCTTGCCTATATCGGGGATGGGGTCTACGAACTTTTTATTCGGACAACCTATCTGCTGCCACCCCAGCGGATCGCCACCTACCATCGGCAGGTGGTGTCTCAGGTACGTGCTGAGCAGCAGGCTGCGCACCTGGATCACCTGATCCCCCACCTCACCGCCCCGGAACAGGAGATCCTGCGTCGTGGTCGTAATGCAGCGACTCGCCCGCCGCAGCGTCTTGATCCGAGGATTTATCAGCAGGCGAGTAGTTTGGAGACGTTGATCGGTTATTTATACCTAACTGATCCGCCTCGTCTCAGTGAATTGTTTTATTATTTGCAACTGCCATGA
- the rlmB gene encoding 23S rRNA (guanosine(2251)-2'-O)-methyltransferase RlmB: MTVRDDLVYGRHSVRATLEGDRMPQRLWVTANVRHDPRFADLLATAKSQGAVIDEVSVGRLNQMTQGANHQGIVAQITPYEYWDLTQLIIHAANVSEQPVIIVADGINDPHNLGAIIRTAEAIGAQGLVIPQRRAVGITPTVLKVAAGALESFPVARVTNLKRAVTELKTSGFWIYGTVATAPQTIMTTDLRGAIALVIGSEGRGLSSLMEQNCDSLVSIPLQGHVPSLNASVATAMVLYEVFRQRWQASDSETV, encoded by the coding sequence ATGACGGTACGGGATGATTTGGTCTATGGTCGCCATTCGGTGCGGGCCACGCTAGAGGGCGATCGCATGCCCCAACGCCTTTGGGTGACGGCCAATGTGCGCCATGATCCCCGCTTTGCAGACCTGTTGGCAACGGCGAAATCTCAAGGGGCGGTGATTGATGAAGTGTCCGTCGGGCGGCTGAATCAAATGACCCAAGGGGCTAATCATCAGGGGATCGTGGCCCAAATTACCCCCTATGAATACTGGGATCTGACGCAACTGATCATCCATGCGGCCAACGTCAGCGAGCAGCCGGTGATCATCGTTGCGGACGGGATCAATGATCCCCATAATCTCGGTGCAATCATTCGCACCGCTGAAGCGATCGGCGCTCAGGGACTGGTGATCCCCCAACGTCGCGCCGTGGGGATCACGCCCACCGTCTTGAAAGTCGCCGCTGGGGCCTTGGAATCATTCCCGGTGGCACGGGTTACCAATTTGAAGCGGGCCGTGACGGAATTGAAGACCTCCGGGTTTTGGATCTATGGCACCGTCGCCACGGCTCCCCAGACGATCATGACCACGGATTTACGAGGTGCGATCGCGCTGGTCATCGGATCAGAAGGGCGAGGCTTAAGCTCCTTAATGGAACAAAACTGTGATAGCTTGGTGTCCATCCCGCTCCAAGGTCATGTTCCGAGCTTGAATGCATCGGTCGCCACCGCCATGGTTTTATACGAGGTTTTTCGTCAGCGTTGGCAGGCCAGCGATTCAGAAACTGTGTAA
- a CDS encoding DUF1816 domain-containing protein encodes MKEIWLKFLEATGKAFWVEITTEQPRCTYYFGPFASEIEAKEASPGYIEDLKEEGSQGIRFSVKQMKPTDLTIDHSLGEIFDPETIPALSGHGV; translated from the coding sequence ATGAAAGAGATTTGGCTGAAATTCCTAGAGGCGACCGGTAAAGCCTTTTGGGTGGAAATCACCACAGAGCAGCCACGCTGTACCTACTACTTTGGCCCGTTTGCCAGTGAAATCGAGGCGAAAGAAGCAAGTCCAGGTTATATCGAAGATCTAAAAGAGGAAGGCAGTCAGGGCATTCGATTCTCCGTCAAGCAAATGAAGCCGACGGATCTTACGATTGATCATTCATTGGGGGAGATATTTGATCCTGAGACAATCCCCGCTCTCAGTGGTCACGGAGTTTAA
- a CDS encoding alpha/beta fold hydrolase has product MSNPHPLQVERRGSGVPILCLHGHPGSGSAMAVFTEPLSTRYHTLAPDLRGYGQSQVQDPFEMADHIADLEALLDREGIEECLILGWSLGGILAMELALRNPQRYRGLILIGTAARPRGNYPPIPWWEYVNTGIAGLINGVKPGWQWNIDTFGTRSLFRRLLKQHTPTAYHYLAHAGTPAYLRTSRHAHRALNTALRQGYNRLADLPTLTMPCLMVAGADDINITAQSSQETAQTLPRCDWHCFPNTAHLFPWEVPNAMNETIHAWLRQQNL; this is encoded by the coding sequence ATGTCTAACCCCCATCCTCTCCAAGTCGAGCGCCGAGGCTCCGGCGTTCCGATCCTTTGTCTCCATGGTCATCCCGGCTCCGGGTCAGCCATGGCCGTATTCACTGAGCCGTTATCGACCCGATATCATACCCTCGCGCCGGATTTGCGGGGCTATGGTCAGAGTCAGGTACAAGATCCCTTTGAAATGGCCGACCACATTGCCGATCTCGAAGCCCTGCTTGATCGTGAGGGGATTGAAGAGTGCTTAATTTTGGGGTGGTCGTTAGGGGGGATTTTGGCGATGGAATTGGCGTTACGTAATCCCCAGCGTTACCGGGGGTTAATCTTGATCGGCACAGCCGCTCGACCGAGGGGGAATTATCCCCCCATTCCCTGGTGGGAATATGTGAATACGGGGATCGCGGGGTTGATCAATGGGGTTAAACCCGGTTGGCAGTGGAATATTGACACCTTTGGGACGCGATCGCTCTTTCGCCGCCTCCTCAAACAACACACCCCCACCGCCTACCACTACCTCGCCCACGCCGGAACCCCCGCCTATCTCCGCACCTCCCGCCATGCCCATCGTGCCCTCAACACCGCCCTCCGCCAAGGTTATAACCGCCTCGCCGATCTTCCCACCTTAACCATGCCCTGTTTAATGGTGGCCGGTGCGGACGACATCAACATCACCGCCCAATCCAGCCAGGAAACCGCCCAAACTCTCCCCCGCTGCGATTGGCACTGTTTCCCCAACACCGCCCACCTTTTCCCCTGGGAAGTCCCGAACGCCATGAACGAAACGATTCACGCTTGGTTACGCCAACAGAATCTATAA
- a CDS encoding threo-3-hydroxy-L-aspartate ammonia-lyase, producing MNRLKPMNPPACTPQDIDHAAQRLQGIAHQTPVFTSRCVDERTGSQVFFKAENLQRTGSFKFRGAYHALSRLSEPQRAAGVVTYSSGNHGQAIALAGQLLHIPTTIVMPTDAPQVKQAAVRSYGAAIVLYDRAQENRETIAQQLHETQGATLIPPFNHPDVIAGQGTVARELIEAVGSLDLLLVCCGGGGLLSGCAIATKHTLPHCRVIGVEPAAGDDGVRSFHSKTLQTVANPDTIADGARTPSLGDLTFPIILSHVDDMVSVTDAQLLDTLTYLWTRLKLVIEPTGVLGAAALLQGVVRAPGQRVGVILSGGNVDLATLLGVVNRGEWGHLADEVVRD from the coding sequence ATGAATAGATTGAAACCGATGAATCCCCCCGCTTGTACTCCCCAGGATATCGACCACGCCGCCCAACGCTTACAGGGAATCGCCCATCAAACCCCTGTCTTCACCTCCCGCTGTGTGGATGAACGGACGGGCAGCCAGGTATTTTTTAAAGCGGAAAACCTCCAACGGACGGGATCATTTAAGTTTCGGGGGGCGTATCATGCCCTGTCGCGGTTATCGGAACCGCAACGGGCGGCGGGAGTAGTGACCTATTCGTCCGGCAACCATGGTCAAGCGATCGCCCTCGCGGGCCAACTCCTCCACATCCCCACCACGATCGTGATGCCCACCGATGCACCCCAGGTGAAACAGGCAGCCGTGCGAAGCTATGGCGCGGCGATCGTGCTCTATGACCGCGCCCAGGAAAACCGCGAAACCATTGCCCAGCAGCTTCACGAAACCCAGGGCGCAACGCTGATTCCACCGTTTAATCATCCCGACGTAATCGCGGGGCAGGGGACGGTGGCGCGGGAATTGATCGAGGCGGTGGGATCGTTGGATCTGCTGTTGGTGTGTTGTGGGGGTGGGGGGTTGCTGTCGGGCTGTGCGATCGCCACTAAGCACACCCTCCCCCATTGTCGAGTGATTGGCGTTGAACCGGCGGCGGGAGATGATGGAGTGCGATCGTTCCACAGCAAAACCCTGCAAACCGTGGCAAATCCCGACACGATCGCCGATGGGGCGCGTACCCCCAGCCTCGGTGATTTAACCTTTCCGATCATTTTGTCCCACGTCGATGACATGGTGAGCGTCACCGATGCGCAACTGCTCGATACCCTGACGTATCTTTGGACGCGCTTAAAATTGGTGATCGAACCCACGGGCGTTTTGGGAGCGGCGGCGTTGCTCCAAGGCGTTGTCCGCGCACCGGGTCAGCGCGTCGGGGTGATTCTCAGCGGGGGAAATGTGGATTTGGCTACACTTTTGGGTGTGGTAAATCGGGGAGAGTGGGGGCATCTCGCTGATGAGGTTGTCAGGGATTGA
- the rplU gene encoding 50S ribosomal protein L21, which produces MTYAIIETGGKQLRVEPDRFYDIELLHVDAGESVSIDKVLLINDDGDVQVGQPHVDGATVEGTVLRHYRGKKVIVYKMRPKKKTRKKRGHRQEITRLLINSISINGTAIASGSGEAVTPEVVETEA; this is translated from the coding sequence ATGACCTACGCCATTATCGAAACCGGCGGCAAGCAACTTCGTGTTGAGCCGGATCGCTTCTATGACATCGAACTGCTCCACGTCGATGCAGGTGAGAGCGTTTCGATTGACAAAGTTTTATTGATTAACGACGACGGTGACGTGCAGGTGGGGCAACCCCATGTGGACGGCGCGACCGTTGAAGGGACGGTGCTGCGTCACTATCGCGGCAAAAAAGTGATCGTCTACAAAATGCGCCCCAAAAAGAAAACCCGCAAAAAACGCGGTCATCGTCAAGAAATCACCCGCTTGCTGATTAACTCAATTTCGATCAATGGGACAGCGATCGCCTCCGGCAGCGGTGAAGCCGTTACCCCCGAAGTGGTCGAAACCGAAGCCTAA
- the rpmA gene encoding 50S ribosomal protein L27 produces MAHKKGTGSTRNGRDSNAKRLGVKLYGGQAAKAGNIIVRQRGTRIHPGENVGRGKDDTLFALVDGVVTFERRGKSKKKVSVYPA; encoded by the coding sequence ATGGCACATAAGAAAGGTACTGGTAGTACACGAAACGGACGCGACTCAAACGCCAAACGCCTCGGCGTTAAGCTCTACGGCGGCCAAGCGGCCAAAGCCGGCAACATCATCGTCCGGCAACGGGGCACGCGCATCCACCCCGGCGAAAATGTGGGACGTGGCAAAGATGACACCCTCTTTGCGCTGGTGGATGGCGTGGTGACCTTCGAGCGTCGTGGTAAATCCAAGAAAAAAGTGAGCGTTTATCCGGCCTAG
- a CDS encoding HhoA/HhoB/HtrA family serine endopeptidase: MRISQAIRRFGSHVLALLVGSLLAFGTVRVSASNAGPAPDAAAAPAPTTLLAQDTSAPSTGRRSFVTSAIARTGPAVVQINIARTVENRLPPMMQDPFFRDFFGDQFFQQMPQERRIEGQGSGFIIDRSGVILTNAHVVSEAEEVNVTLQDGREFEASVLGTDPVTDLAVVKISDRVSDLPVAPLGNSDVLEVGDWAIAVGSPGGLSNTVTLGIISTLDRPSSQVGIPDKRLNFLQTDAAINPGNSGGPLLNGNGEVIGINTAIRANAMGIGFAIPINKAKELKDILASGRDVPHPYVGIEMSDITAAQAQRSNADPNSSFALPEVDGVLVQRVMPNAPAAEAGLRRGDVIIEIDGQRVTQGLEVQNIVEKSGINARLRFKVRRGTETLTITVRTAQLSS, from the coding sequence ATGCGTATTTCTCAAGCAATCCGGAGATTCGGTTCCCACGTATTGGCCTTACTCGTGGGCAGTCTGCTGGCCTTTGGGACGGTGCGGGTGTCGGCTTCCAATGCTGGCCCTGCCCCTGACGCGGCTGCTGCCCCTGCCCCTACCACCCTGCTGGCTCAGGACACCTCCGCACCATCGACTGGGCGGCGCAGCTTTGTCACCTCAGCGATCGCCCGCACCGGCCCCGCCGTCGTGCAGATCAACATTGCCCGCACGGTGGAAAATCGCTTGCCGCCGATGATGCAAGACCCCTTCTTTCGGGACTTTTTCGGGGATCAATTTTTCCAACAAATGCCCCAGGAACGGCGGATCGAAGGTCAGGGATCGGGCTTCATCATTGACCGCTCTGGGGTGATTCTCACCAATGCCCACGTGGTTAGTGAAGCCGAAGAAGTGAATGTTACCCTCCAAGATGGGCGCGAGTTTGAAGCGTCGGTGTTGGGGACAGACCCGGTGACGGATTTGGCGGTGGTGAAGATCAGCGATCGCGTTAGTGACCTGCCCGTTGCCCCCCTCGGCAATTCCGATGTGCTAGAAGTGGGCGATTGGGCGATCGCTGTCGGCAGTCCCGGCGGTCTGAGTAACACCGTCACCCTCGGCATCATCAGCACCCTCGATCGCCCCTCCTCCCAAGTGGGCATCCCGGACAAACGCCTCAACTTCCTCCAAACCGATGCCGCCATCAACCCCGGCAACTCCGGCGGCCCCCTCCTCAACGGCAACGGCGAAGTGATCGGCATCAACACCGCCATCCGCGCCAACGCCATGGGCATCGGCTTTGCCATCCCGATCAACAAAGCCAAAGAACTCAAAGACATTCTCGCCTCCGGGCGCGATGTGCCTCACCCCTACGTGGGTATTGAAATGTCCGACATCACCGCCGCCCAAGCCCAACGCAGTAATGCTGATCCCAATTCTTCCTTTGCCCTGCCGGAAGTGGATGGAGTCCTCGTGCAGCGTGTGATGCCCAACGCCCCCGCCGCCGAAGCCGGCTTACGGCGTGGGGATGTGATCATCGAAATCGACGGCCAGCGCGTCACCCAAGGCCTAGAAGTCCAGAACATTGTTGAGAAAAGTGGGATCAATGCCCGACTCCGGTTTAAAGTGCGTCGTGGCACCGAAACCCTGACGATCACCGTCCGTACTGCCCAACTCAGCAGCTAA
- the stpA gene encoding glucosylglycerol 3-phosphatase — MDATSLAHAHYSLDHDHFQSVLSRTQNLLIIQDLDGVCMPLVKDPLNRHIDPDYITTTEAFDGHFYVLTNGEHLGKRGVNAIVERAFGADQSGKAAGHYLPGLAAGGVQWQDRWGMVSHPGVSDPELAFLQGVITAMEQRLRVVLPCLGVTRVESLVAASVLDNVASPTVNLNLAYEIVGEHYPELQTAMHRLMTELLKDAQASGLTDAFFVHYAPNLGQDQAGNDILRPATTTDSGTTDFQFMVRGGIKEAGVVALLNRYYHQHFGYYPLGPEFNVRQAPASLPELQGLILEHFDPEKMPLLVGVGDTVTSRVTPNGVQRGGSDRNFLQLIHNISQATEQPHLTVYVDSSRGEVKNRKSLKLATIDGVEQVAEGPGDPDDRNDPLRLNVAFPGGYKQYTACIKAAAQNRAVAQS, encoded by the coding sequence ATGGATGCCACTTCCCTGGCTCATGCACACTACTCCCTCGATCATGACCACTTTCAATCTGTCCTGAGCCGTACCCAAAACCTGCTGATTATTCAAGATCTCGATGGCGTATGTATGCCCCTCGTCAAAGATCCCCTCAATCGTCACATTGATCCCGACTACATCACCACCACTGAAGCCTTTGATGGCCATTTTTATGTGCTGACCAATGGGGAGCATCTGGGCAAACGGGGGGTTAATGCGATCGTGGAGCGGGCCTTTGGGGCTGATCAGTCGGGAAAAGCAGCGGGGCATTATCTCCCCGGTTTAGCGGCGGGGGGCGTACAGTGGCAAGACCGTTGGGGCATGGTGAGCCATCCGGGGGTGAGTGACCCAGAGTTGGCCTTTTTACAAGGAGTGATCACGGCGATGGAGCAACGCTTGCGCGTGGTGTTGCCTTGCTTGGGGGTGACGCGGGTGGAATCGTTGGTGGCGGCTTCTGTGTTGGATAATGTGGCATCCCCGACGGTGAATTTAAATCTGGCCTATGAGATTGTGGGTGAGCATTATCCGGAACTCCAGACCGCCATGCATCGCCTCATGACAGAGTTGCTCAAGGATGCTCAAGCCAGCGGCCTGACGGATGCTTTTTTTGTTCACTACGCGCCGAACCTGGGCCAAGATCAGGCGGGCAACGACATTTTGCGCCCGGCCACGACGACGGATTCTGGCACGACGGATTTTCAGTTTATGGTGCGTGGCGGGATCAAAGAGGCTGGGGTTGTTGCACTGCTAAATCGCTACTATCACCAGCATTTCGGGTATTATCCCTTGGGGCCAGAATTCAATGTGCGCCAAGCACCGGCATCGTTGCCGGAGTTGCAAGGCTTGATTTTGGAGCATTTTGATCCGGAGAAAATGCCGTTACTGGTGGGGGTGGGGGATACGGTGACGAGTCGAGTCACGCCGAACGGGGTGCAGCGGGGAGGGAGCGATCGCAACTTCTTGCAACTGATTCACAATATCAGCCAAGCCACAGAGCAACCCCATCTCACGGTTTACGTGGATAGTTCGCGCGGCGAAGTCAAAAACCGCAAGTCCCTGAAATTAGCCACCATCGACGGCGTTGAACAAGTGGCAGAAGGCCCCGGCGATCCTGACGATCGCAACGATCCCCTGCGGTTAAATGTGGCGTTTCCCGGTGGCTACAAGCAATACACCGCCTGCATCAAAGCCGCAGCCCAGAACCGAGCAGTTGCACAGAGTTAG
- a CDS encoding pentapeptide repeat-containing protein, producing MFSPHPLKSWLLLTSLGFSLVVLGHPTFAQDAAEIDPRDRLLTTQECTGCDLRRADLQGADLQGANLQGANLEWADLRGAKLNGANLTGANLRSARLNPRLTPETRQLPLTIDGINLDLIDPQLLQKNRLDDETWEGEINSEEQGAYDALQATLDPDVVEQPGNAAELAEFNRLRSEALRLRGVATQLNGAILTDANLNNANLDGVKLVGATLLRTNLSSATVLRGNVFGADLTDANLALLQAPGAIFERATLRRADLQAANFTRANFAEADFVGAIADSAILTLANLQDAIARDSTFTGATFIDATLENSDWRSSGLGQIKGQRSDWQGADLRRAHLNMSDLSGANFSNADLRQAKVETVILNGATLVGINAETSYFYGSLLHRSDLSGANFRQAVLRETGITNAVLIGATLAEADLRSADLTGTNCTYSDFRGANLVGATLTASEFDAANLQGADLTGARTAQMSITDAILNDTVGFKIPPSLAETEPRPGLEFPRPKAIAP from the coding sequence ATGTTCAGCCCTCACCCTCTCAAATCCTGGCTCCTGCTCACCAGTCTCGGATTCAGCCTCGTTGTGTTGGGTCATCCTACCTTTGCTCAGGACGCGGCAGAAATTGACCCCCGCGATCGCCTCCTCACCACCCAGGAATGCACCGGCTGCGATCTCCGTCGCGCTGATTTACAAGGGGCAGACCTCCAAGGCGCGAATCTCCAAGGCGCAAACCTCGAATGGGCCGACCTACGCGGTGCCAAACTCAACGGCGCGAATTTAACCGGCGCGAACCTGCGATCGGCCCGCCTCAATCCCCGCCTCACCCCTGAAACCCGTCAACTCCCCCTCACCATCGACGGTATCAATCTTGACCTAATCGATCCCCAACTATTACAAAAAAATCGCCTCGATGATGAAACCTGGGAGGGTGAAATCAACTCAGAGGAACAAGGGGCCTACGATGCCCTCCAAGCCACCCTTGATCCCGATGTCGTTGAGCAACCCGGCAACGCTGCCGAACTCGCCGAATTCAATCGCCTCCGCAGCGAAGCCCTCCGCTTGCGTGGGGTGGCTACCCAACTCAACGGCGCGATTCTCACCGATGCCAACCTCAACAACGCTAACCTTGACGGGGTGAAACTCGTCGGTGCAACACTGTTGCGGACGAATTTATCGAGCGCAACAGTGTTGCGGGGGAATGTCTTTGGTGCAGATTTAACCGATGCGAATTTGGCCCTACTCCAAGCTCCGGGGGCAATCTTTGAGCGGGCAACGTTGCGCAGGGCTGATCTACAGGCGGCTAATTTTACTCGTGCTAATTTTGCCGAGGCTGATTTTGTCGGGGCGATCGCCGATAGTGCCATTTTGACGCTGGCGAATTTGCAAGATGCGATCGCCCGCGACAGCACATTTACCGGAGCAACCTTCATCGACGCGACGCTTGAAAATTCCGATTGGCGGAGTTCTGGTTTAGGGCAAATCAAAGGTCAGCGCAGTGATTGGCAAGGGGCAGATCTACGCCGCGCCCATTTAAACATGAGCGACTTATCCGGGGCAAATTTCAGCAATGCAGACCTACGGCAGGCCAAGGTAGAAACGGTGATTCTCAACGGTGCAACCCTGGTAGGTATTAACGCCGAAACCAGCTATTTCTACGGATCATTGCTGCATCGGAGCGACTTGAGCGGGGCAAATTTCCGCCAAGCCGTGCTCCGAGAAACGGGGATCACCAACGCGGTGCTGATCGGGGCAACGTTGGCCGAAGCAGATTTACGCTCCGCTGATTTGACCGGGACAAACTGCACCTACAGCGACTTTCGCGGGGCGAATCTGGTGGGCGCAACCTTGACGGCGAGCGAGTTTGACGCGGCGAATCTTCAGGGCGCAGATTTAACCGGAGCAAGGACGGCACAGATGAGCATCACCGACGCGATTCTCAACGATACCGTGGGGTTTAAAATCCCCCCCAGCTTGGCGGAAACAGAACCCCGCCCCGGCTTAGAATTTCCCCGCCCGAAAGCGATCGCACCCTAA